One window of the Octopus sinensis linkage group LG9, ASM634580v1, whole genome shotgun sequence genome contains the following:
- the LOC115215650 gene encoding polyadenylate-binding protein 4-like — protein MNEMNLLKVSLYVGDLHPEVTESQLYDKFVKIGPIESIRVCRNVLTKKSLGYAYVNFQNYLDAEKALDTLNFEAILGRPMRLMWSQRDPSLRRSGKGNVFIKNLDSSIDNKSLLDTFSAFGCILSCKIISDESGSKGYGFVHFEEEKAAEEAINKVNGMLLNGKTVYVAKFIPKKDRLKEKYKFSNVYIKNFGTDLDDDGLKNLFSKFGDIVSVKVMADEQGQPRGFGFVSFEKADDAERAVKELDGFELNGRKLFIGRAQKIEERKKMLKEKFDIPKTEEKFRYSGFNLYVKNLDEDFDDERLYQEFSKYGEISSARVMMQNGRSKGFGFVCFDQQEAADKAIKEMNGRIVLQKPLFVTFAQSKDERKKNINNLKDSVADTHSIIPPVTASYYLPTLPSRTSYPSQIHIGNVSRWQSPLIHQIPNQVSYNRLPTNHLKLRNSQNTRPFAGQPTGYRQNISPSFSGSGPSFMNTRPLYDNSTHSRNMEGLAMPHHLHNASLLHHTINPIPQHFKVPTQLTNLFQMPSVQQTKPEFTEKSLDSLSAVSPQEQKNFLGERLFPEVKKINDIMAQKITGMLLELDSSDIIHLIESPNVLREKVREAEMVLQQNPREKSFELDNNLFSATMGYA, from the coding sequence ATGAACGAAATGAATTTACTTAAAGTGTCACTGTATGTTGGTGACTTACACCCAGAGGTAACAGAATCTCAACTTTATGACAAGTTCGTGAAAATTGGACCAATTGAATCTATTCGTGTCTGTCGAAACGTGCTAACTAAGAAGTCTCTCGGTTATGCTTATGTCAACTTCCAAAATTATTTGGACGCTGAAAAAGCATTGGATACATTGAATTTCGAAGCAATTCTTGGCCGACCAATGCGTTTAATGTGGTCACAAAGAGACCCGTCCCTTCGTAGGTCTGGTAAGGGTAACGTTTTTATTAAAAATCTTGACTCCAGTATCGACAACAAATCTCTACTTGATACTTTTTCAGCATTCGGTTGTATTCTCTCTTGTaaaataatttctgatgaatCTGGTTCAAAAGGTTATGGATTTGTTCATTTTGAAGAAGAGAAGGCAGCAGAAGAGGCCATTAACAAAGTCAATGGCATGTTACTCAACGGAAAGACAGTTTATGTGGCAAAATTTATTCCAAAGAAAGATCGTTTGAAAGAGAAATACAAGTTtagtaatgtttatataaaaaatttcggAACAGATTTGGACGATGACGGCCTGAAAAATTTATTCTCAAAATTCGGCGATATAGTGAGCGTCAAAGTAATGGCAGATGAACAAGGTCAACCCAGAGGCTTTGGATTTGTTAGTTTCGAAAAAGCCGACGATGCAGAAAGAGCTGTCAAAGAATTAGATGGTTTTGAGttaaatggaagaaaattatTTATCGGTCGCGCTCAAAAGATAGAAGAGCGCAAAAAAATGCTAAAAGAGAAATTTGATATCcccaaaacagaagaaaaatttcGGTATTCTGGATTTAATCTTTATGTGAAAAACCTTGATGAGGATTTTGATGATGAACGATTGTACCAAGAATTTAGCAAATATGGCGAGATTAGCAGTGCCCGTGTAATGATGCAAAATGGTCGCTCAAAGGGTTTTGGGTTTGTTTGCTTTGACCAACAAGAAGctgcagataaagctataaaagaaATGAATGGTCGCATTGTTCTGCAGAAACCATTGTTTGTTACCTTTGCTCAAAGCAAAGATGAACGtaagaaaaacataaataatcTGAAGGATTCTGTTGCTGATACTCATTCTATTATTCCACCAGTTACTGCCAGCTACTACTTGCCGACACTTCCCAGTCGCACCTCTTACCCATCTCAAATACATATCGGCAATGTGTCACGTTGGCAATCGCCATTGATACATCAGATTCCAAACCAAGTAAGTTACAACAGGCTACCAACAAATCATTTGAAACTGAGAAATAGTCAGAATACTCGCCCTTTTGCTGGTCAGCCAACTGGCTACAGACAAAATATCTCGCCGTCCTTCAGCGGGAGTGGTCCAAGTTTTATGAACACGCGCCCATTGTACGATAACAGTACCCATTCTCGTAATATGGAGGGACTAGCTATGCCACACCACTTGCACAATGCGTCTTTATTGCACCATACAATCAATCCAATCCCTCAACATTTCAAGGTCCCCACACAGTTAACCAATCTATTTCAAATGCCGAGTGTACAACAAACAAAACCTGAGTTTACTGAAAAATCTCTGGATAGCCTTTCTGCCGTCTCTCCTCAGGAACAAAAGAATTTCTTAGGAGAGCGTTTGTTTCCTGAAGTCAAGAAAATAAACGATATAATGGCCCAGAAAATTACTGGTATGCTTCTTGAACTAGACTCTTCTGATATTATTCACTTAATTGAGTCCCCCAATGTGCTGCGAGAAAAAGTTCGTGAAGCTGAAATGGTATTGCAACAGAATCCGCGTGAGAAATCGTTCGAGTTGGACAACAATTTATTCTCAGCTACCATGGGCTATGCTTGA